In Rhodothermus marinus DSM 4252, a single genomic region encodes these proteins:
- a CDS encoding TonB-dependent receptor, producing the protein MKRFVPVSLVLCWALGAAAQPQATLEGRVLSATQQPVVGAHVFLEGTSYADLTDSLGAFRIQAPPGAYRLVVQHVSYVLWSQPVTLHPGRQEVFPVLEEATYVLGELVVSERRPSPNRQVLFTMSRLPVEVRNQPQTVSVVDARLLAQQEALTLHDAIKNIPGAYSWATFGNSNSTFGARGFRGITYLKNGVEVSTSMPAIEGAESVQVIKGASAIVFGLVSPGGAINLETKKPRFTPGGQVSLQVGSFDLYRAQFDTWGPLNSAATVAYRLNGVLLSSGSYRKYVSQRRTYLNPSLAWRLRPTTSLVLEYDYLLDNHTPDNGTILYNNEIYDLPFDQFLGFRTDNQRIESHQFSATLTHQLHGPLFLRAVASYAWEANDIQRPGNNANVIRGTSLLVRALTRSESDYVNSLFQVDLLGQQVRTGVLTHDFQLGLDYRQRRTEQLRYGSVVIDTVDVRSGDIPNDVSLPALRRDRLGQEFEQIVGVAAQDVVTVGAFKLLLGLRYTMVQSEGETYYYSREETVLSPYTRKHGWTPSFGAIYRVRPNIGLFATYTNTFQPTSYRGADGEELGNQVTDQIEFGIRSEWLEDRLTVNLALYQIYDKNQIVPAVAQDENGVWRELGYYERSGDYRNRGLELDVRALLPSGFELTAGYSYIDAKYLKSDKYRENAVPLNTPTHSGNAWLYYTVPQGRLRGVSVGLGVFYTGERWGNDQVKRPWHGIDPTQPVHKLPAYTEVNLAVRYQTGPIALRFGVNNLLDERSYLSYRNYYINPIEPRRYSFSLSYAF; encoded by the coding sequence ATGAAACGGTTTGTACCAGTCAGTTTGGTGCTCTGCTGGGCACTGGGCGCAGCGGCACAGCCGCAGGCAACGCTCGAAGGACGTGTGCTGTCCGCCACCCAGCAGCCAGTCGTAGGCGCGCACGTATTTCTGGAGGGCACGTCGTATGCCGATTTGACCGACAGCCTGGGCGCCTTCCGTATTCAGGCGCCGCCGGGAGCCTATCGGCTCGTGGTGCAGCACGTCAGCTATGTACTCTGGAGCCAGCCGGTCACGCTGCACCCCGGACGCCAGGAGGTCTTTCCGGTACTGGAAGAAGCGACGTACGTGCTGGGCGAGCTGGTGGTCAGCGAGCGGCGGCCTTCGCCCAACCGCCAGGTACTTTTCACCATGTCGCGCCTCCCGGTAGAGGTGCGTAACCAGCCGCAGACGGTCTCGGTCGTGGATGCCCGTCTGCTGGCGCAACAGGAGGCGCTCACGCTCCACGATGCAATCAAAAACATTCCGGGGGCGTACAGCTGGGCCACGTTTGGCAATTCGAACAGCACGTTCGGTGCCCGTGGTTTTCGCGGCATTACCTACCTGAAAAACGGGGTGGAAGTGAGCACCTCGATGCCCGCCATCGAAGGGGCCGAAAGCGTACAGGTCATCAAGGGCGCTTCTGCGATCGTTTTCGGGCTGGTCAGTCCGGGCGGAGCCATCAATCTGGAGACCAAAAAGCCGCGGTTTACGCCGGGCGGTCAGGTCAGCCTGCAGGTGGGATCCTTCGATCTGTACCGGGCCCAGTTCGACACCTGGGGTCCTCTCAACAGTGCGGCCACCGTGGCGTACCGGTTGAATGGTGTGTTGCTCAGCAGCGGAAGCTATCGGAAGTACGTCAGCCAGCGGCGCACCTACCTCAACCCCTCGCTGGCCTGGCGGCTTCGGCCTACCACGTCGCTCGTGCTCGAATACGATTACCTGCTGGACAACCACACGCCCGACAACGGTACGATCCTGTACAACAACGAAATCTATGACCTGCCCTTCGATCAATTTCTGGGCTTTCGGACCGACAACCAGCGGATCGAATCGCACCAGTTCAGCGCCACGTTGACGCATCAGCTGCACGGGCCGCTCTTCCTCCGGGCCGTGGCCAGCTATGCCTGGGAGGCGAACGACATCCAGCGGCCGGGCAATAATGCCAACGTCATCCGGGGCACCTCGTTGCTGGTGCGTGCGCTGACGCGCTCAGAGAGCGACTATGTGAACAGCCTGTTTCAGGTCGATCTGCTGGGGCAGCAGGTGCGGACCGGCGTGCTGACGCACGACTTCCAGCTGGGCCTCGATTACCGTCAGCGGCGCACCGAGCAGCTTCGGTACGGTTCGGTCGTGATCGATACCGTCGATGTGCGCTCCGGGGACATTCCCAACGACGTGTCGTTGCCGGCGCTTCGGCGCGACCGGCTCGGCCAGGAGTTCGAGCAGATTGTCGGAGTGGCGGCGCAGGACGTGGTGACCGTGGGAGCCTTCAAACTGTTGCTGGGCCTGCGCTACACGATGGTGCAGAGCGAAGGGGAAACGTACTACTACAGCCGGGAAGAAACCGTGCTGAGTCCGTACACCCGCAAACATGGCTGGACGCCCAGCTTCGGCGCGATCTATCGCGTGCGTCCCAACATCGGGCTGTTTGCCACCTACACGAACACGTTCCAGCCCACCTCGTACCGGGGCGCCGACGGCGAAGAGCTGGGCAACCAGGTGACGGATCAGATCGAGTTCGGTATCCGCTCGGAATGGCTGGAAGACCGGCTCACCGTCAACCTGGCGCTCTATCAGATTTACGACAAGAACCAGATCGTGCCGGCGGTGGCGCAGGATGAAAATGGCGTCTGGCGGGAGCTGGGCTACTACGAGCGCTCCGGCGACTATCGGAACCGCGGGCTGGAGCTCGACGTGCGGGCGCTGCTCCCCTCCGGCTTCGAGTTGACGGCCGGCTACAGCTACATCGACGCAAAGTACCTGAAGAGCGACAAGTATCGGGAAAACGCTGTGCCGCTCAACACGCCCACGCACTCGGGCAACGCCTGGCTGTACTACACGGTGCCGCAGGGACGGCTCCGCGGCGTGTCGGTCGGGCTGGGCGTCTTCTACACGGGAGAGCGCTGGGGGAACGATCAGGTCAAGCGGCCCTGGCACGGCATCGATCCCACGCAGCCGGTGCACAAACTCCCGGCCTACACCGAGGTGAATCTGGCCGTGCGCTATCAGACCGGGCCGATTGCGCTGCGCTTCGGCGTGAACAACCTGCTGGACGAGCGCTCGTACCTGTCCTACCGAAACTACTACATCAATCCGATCGAGCCGCGGCGCTATAGCTTCTCCCTGAGCTACGCGTTCTGA
- a CDS encoding PepSY-associated TM helix domain-containing protein yields the protein MRWRTLFLKLHLYLGLATGLVLVVVCLTGALLAFEEELEVWLHPERHWVVPREARLPLDALMQRVQAQLPEVELSSVTVHADPRRSVVLGGGRGGPVVYADPYTGQVLDHFRRQDTFFFQVMALHRWLLVRPVGKWIVGVSTLLFLIILISGVVLWWPRNRKQLRKRTRVAFRRGWKRLNHDLHVSVGIYVALLLFIMGLTGLAWSFEWVNDAIYRITGTRPERLTPPEVMADTSQAYPLERALQAAMHYDSTAVFYSVSRPRPGQAVAVRLLPADAPHSRAFTTLFVDPASGAVLQAQPFAARNRGDQVRSWFYALHVGAFGGWPVRLIWFVASLLGATFPVTGFLIWWHKRRKSKRSRSMAPASTASIS from the coding sequence ATGCGCTGGCGTACGCTTTTTCTCAAGCTGCATCTGTATCTGGGACTGGCTACGGGCCTGGTGCTCGTCGTCGTATGCCTGACGGGGGCCCTGCTGGCCTTCGAAGAAGAACTGGAAGTATGGCTGCATCCCGAGCGCCACTGGGTGGTGCCGCGTGAAGCGCGCCTGCCCCTCGATGCACTGATGCAGCGCGTTCAGGCGCAGCTGCCGGAGGTCGAGCTGAGCAGCGTGACCGTGCACGCCGATCCCCGACGCAGTGTGGTGCTCGGAGGCGGGCGGGGCGGTCCCGTGGTGTACGCCGATCCCTACACGGGCCAGGTGCTCGATCATTTTCGGCGTCAGGACACGTTCTTCTTTCAGGTGATGGCGTTGCATCGCTGGCTGCTCGTGCGGCCGGTGGGCAAATGGATTGTAGGGGTTTCGACGCTGCTGTTCCTGATCATTCTGATCAGCGGCGTGGTGCTCTGGTGGCCGCGCAATCGCAAGCAGCTCCGCAAGCGCACGCGGGTCGCCTTTCGGCGAGGCTGGAAACGCCTCAATCATGACCTGCACGTGTCGGTGGGGATTTACGTGGCGCTTCTGCTGTTCATCATGGGGTTGACCGGGCTGGCCTGGTCGTTCGAATGGGTCAACGACGCGATCTATCGGATCACCGGCACCCGTCCCGAGCGCCTTACGCCCCCCGAGGTGATGGCCGACACCTCGCAGGCCTATCCGCTTGAGCGCGCGCTGCAGGCGGCCATGCACTACGATTCCACGGCCGTCTTTTACAGCGTGTCGCGGCCTCGGCCCGGACAGGCGGTCGCTGTGCGGCTGCTCCCGGCCGATGCGCCGCATAGCCGTGCTTTTACCACGCTCTTTGTGGATCCCGCAAGTGGTGCCGTGCTACAGGCCCAGCCCTTTGCGGCGCGCAACCGCGGGGATCAGGTGCGCTCCTGGTTTTATGCACTGCACGTGGGGGCTTTTGGAGGGTGGCCGGTGCGTCTGATCTGGTTCGTGGCAAGTCTGCTGGGTGCCACCTTTCCCGTCACCGGCTTTTTGATCTGGTGGCATAAACGCCGCAAAAGCAAGCGGTCGCGCAGCATGGCACCGGCATCGACAGCGTCTATTTCATAG
- a CDS encoding catalase translates to MEARKAPRLTTADGRPIGDNQNALTAGPRGPLLIQDVQLLEQIQHFNRERIPERVVHAKGSGAYGTFTVTNDVTRYTKAAFLSEVGKQTEVFVRFSTVAGERGAADAERDVRGFAVKFYTEEGNFDLVGNNTPVFFVRDPYKFQMFIHSQKRHPKTNLRDPDMQWDFWSLCPESLHQVTILFSDRGIPASYRHMNGYGSHTYSMYNDRGELFWVKFHFKTQQGIKCLTDEEAARLIGEDRETHQRDLYEAIERGDYPRWTLYIQVMTPEQAENFRWNPFDLTKVWPHAEFPLIEVGVLELNRNPENYFAEVEQAAFKPSAFVPGIGPSPDKMLQARLMSYADAHRYRLGVNYQQLKVNRPRCPVHHYQRDGFMAQIEGSGHPNYFPNSIPGSPQDDPIYKEPAWHLGEVIVDRYDSRKDHDDYTQAGNLYRLFDEGQKDRLARAIAASLGQARLEVQKRQLGHFYRADVDYGRRVARALGFDPAAIEAELGIDASVAG, encoded by the coding sequence ATGGAAGCTCGGAAAGCACCGCGTCTGACCACGGCCGACGGTCGGCCGATCGGCGACAACCAGAACGCGTTGACGGCGGGACCGCGGGGCCCGCTGCTCATCCAGGATGTGCAGCTGCTGGAGCAGATCCAGCACTTCAACCGGGAGCGCATCCCGGAGCGCGTCGTGCACGCCAAGGGAAGCGGCGCCTACGGCACCTTCACCGTCACGAACGACGTGACCCGCTACACGAAGGCGGCCTTCCTGTCGGAGGTGGGCAAGCAGACCGAGGTGTTCGTGCGCTTTTCGACGGTGGCGGGCGAGCGGGGCGCTGCCGACGCCGAACGGGACGTGCGGGGCTTCGCCGTGAAGTTCTACACCGAAGAAGGCAACTTCGACCTGGTCGGCAACAACACGCCGGTCTTCTTCGTGCGCGATCCCTACAAATTCCAGATGTTCATCCACTCGCAGAAGCGGCACCCGAAGACGAACCTTCGGGATCCCGACATGCAGTGGGACTTCTGGTCGCTCTGCCCCGAGTCGCTGCACCAGGTGACGATTCTTTTCTCTGATCGCGGGATTCCGGCCTCGTACCGCCACATGAACGGCTACGGCAGCCACACCTATTCGATGTACAACGATCGGGGCGAGCTTTTCTGGGTCAAGTTCCATTTCAAGACGCAGCAGGGCATCAAGTGCCTGACCGACGAAGAGGCCGCGCGCCTGATCGGTGAGGATCGGGAAACGCACCAGCGGGACCTCTACGAGGCGATCGAGCGGGGCGACTATCCGCGCTGGACGCTTTACATCCAGGTGATGACGCCGGAGCAGGCCGAGAACTTCCGCTGGAATCCGTTCGATCTGACGAAGGTCTGGCCGCACGCCGAGTTTCCGCTGATCGAGGTCGGCGTGCTGGAGCTGAATCGCAACCCGGAAAACTATTTCGCCGAGGTCGAGCAGGCGGCCTTCAAGCCCAGCGCGTTCGTGCCGGGCATCGGGCCCAGCCCCGACAAAATGCTCCAGGCCCGGCTGATGAGCTATGCCGATGCGCACCGTTACCGGCTGGGGGTCAACTACCAGCAGCTGAAGGTCAACCGGCCGCGTTGCCCGGTGCACCACTATCAGCGGGACGGTTTCATGGCGCAGATCGAGGGCTCGGGGCACCCGAACTACTTCCCGAATTCGATTCCCGGCTCGCCGCAGGACGATCCAATCTACAAGGAGCCGGCCTGGCACCTGGGCGAGGTGATCGTCGATCGGTACGACAGCCGGAAGGATCACGACGACTACACGCAGGCGGGTAACCTCTACCGCCTGTTCGACGAGGGCCAGAAGGATCGCCTGGCGCGGGCCATTGCCGCGAGCCTGGGCCAGGCGCGCCTGGAGGTGCAGAAACGCCAGCTCGGGCACTTCTACCGGGCCGATGTGGACTATGGCCGGCGGGTTGCCCGGGCGCTGGGCTTCGATCCGGCCGCCATCGAAGCGGAACTGGGCATCGACGCTTCGGTCGCCGGCTGA
- a CDS encoding methyl-accepting chemotaxis protein: MWRALFRSDVELNDRSREVYQQFQHQTYVQTDRLFGWLMVAQYVAGIALALIVSPRTWIGDTGKVHLHVYAAVVLGALVMLVPAFLAFRRPGRASTRYAIAVGQMLTSALLIHLTGGRIETHFHVFASLGILAGYRDWKVFIIATVVTAIDHLFRGIYYPQSVFGILTSDLWRVVEHAWWVVFMVAFLLKNYANTIAEVRRMARQQAEIEEMNASNRQLLEQSREQEALLTQKQEELEQAMAALEAERSALRSGVEAMLEAMDRFADGDLRVRLPEDREGDLGRLFCGFNQALDRVEQMIREAREIASETAALSAQISNATEELAAGSQQQSAQTHDVAAAMEEMTRTIVENARHASKTAEVAETAGRLAHEGRTIVDQTVHKIRELAEVVRGSSETIQKLGASSEEIGEIVSVINEIADQTNLLALNAAIEAARAGEQGRGFAVVADEVRKLAERTSQATRQIADMIATIQADTRAAVAAMERGTHEVEESIRLADQAGQALARIVEGVQQAIDTVTQIAAATEEQSTTSEEISRNVETISSLAAEAARNVATIAQTTEELAHLTQRLQALMEQFRTGETAESVRTNGHPTTTPGFPWLD, encoded by the coding sequence ATGTGGCGAGCCCTGTTTCGAAGCGACGTCGAGCTGAACGATCGCTCCCGCGAAGTCTATCAGCAGTTTCAGCACCAGACCTACGTGCAGACCGACCGGCTTTTCGGCTGGTTGATGGTCGCCCAGTACGTGGCGGGCATCGCGCTGGCGCTGATCGTCTCGCCGCGCACCTGGATCGGCGACACCGGCAAGGTGCACCTGCACGTGTACGCGGCCGTCGTGCTGGGGGCGCTGGTCATGCTCGTACCGGCCTTTCTGGCCTTCCGGCGACCGGGCCGCGCCTCCACGCGCTATGCCATCGCCGTCGGCCAGATGCTTACCTCGGCCCTGCTCATTCACCTGACGGGCGGCCGTATCGAGACGCACTTTCACGTGTTCGCCTCGCTGGGTATCCTGGCCGGCTATCGCGACTGGAAGGTGTTCATCATCGCCACCGTCGTAACCGCGATCGACCACCTGTTCCGGGGCATCTACTATCCCCAGTCGGTCTTCGGCATTTTGACCTCCGACCTCTGGCGCGTGGTCGAGCATGCCTGGTGGGTGGTGTTCATGGTGGCCTTCCTGCTGAAGAACTACGCGAACACGATCGCCGAGGTCAGGCGCATGGCCCGGCAACAGGCCGAAATCGAGGAAATGAACGCCTCCAACCGGCAACTGCTGGAGCAGTCGCGTGAGCAGGAAGCGTTGCTGACCCAGAAGCAGGAAGAACTGGAGCAGGCCATGGCCGCGCTGGAGGCCGAGCGCTCCGCGCTGCGCAGCGGCGTGGAGGCCATGCTGGAGGCCATGGACCGCTTTGCGGACGGCGATCTGCGCGTGCGGCTGCCCGAAGACCGGGAGGGCGACCTGGGCCGGCTGTTCTGCGGCTTCAACCAGGCGCTGGACCGCGTGGAGCAGATGATCCGGGAAGCCCGCGAGATCGCCTCCGAAACCGCCGCACTCTCGGCCCAGATCAGCAATGCGACCGAAGAGCTGGCCGCCGGCTCCCAGCAGCAGTCGGCACAGACGCACGACGTGGCTGCCGCCATGGAAGAGATGACGCGCACCATCGTCGAGAATGCCCGGCACGCCTCCAAGACCGCCGAAGTGGCCGAGACCGCCGGGCGACTGGCCCACGAAGGTCGAACCATCGTCGATCAGACCGTGCACAAGATCCGTGAGCTGGCCGAGGTGGTGCGCGGCTCCAGCGAAACGATCCAGAAGCTGGGCGCTTCCAGCGAAGAAATCGGCGAGATCGTCTCGGTCATCAACGAGATTGCGGACCAGACGAACCTGCTGGCGCTGAACGCCGCCATCGAAGCGGCCCGCGCGGGCGAGCAGGGCCGCGGCTTCGCCGTGGTGGCCGACGAGGTGCGCAAGCTGGCCGAACGCACCTCGCAGGCCACGCGCCAGATCGCCGACATGATCGCCACGATCCAGGCCGACACGCGCGCGGCCGTCGCCGCCATGGAGCGCGGTACGCACGAAGTCGAGGAAAGCATCCGGCTGGCCGATCAGGCCGGACAGGCGCTTGCCCGCATCGTCGAAGGCGTGCAGCAGGCCATCGACACGGTCACGCAGATTGCCGCCGCCACCGAAGAGCAATCGACCACCAGCGAGGAGATCTCGCGCAACGTCGAGACCATCTCGTCGCTGGCGGCCGAAGCGGCCCGTAACGTGGCCACCATCGCACAGACGACCGAGGAACTGGCCCACCTGACGCAGCGCCTGCAGGCGCTCATGGAGCAGTTCCGCACCGGCGAGACGGCCGAATCGGTACGCACCAACGGTCACCCCACCACCACCCCTGGCTTCCCCTGGCTGGATTGA
- the mgtE gene encoding magnesium transporter, whose translation MLAQLLQPEVQELLRTRNLRALRDVLVEWEPPEIAGLIDQLPSPDDVAVFRLLPRELATEVFEYLSTEKQEELIEALAREKDWLAQLLNELSDDDRTALLEELPGPVAQRLLNMLAPEEREVAIKLLGYPEDSVGRLMTTEYVAVRPHWTVQQALDHIRRYGKDSETLNVIYVVDDNWRLLDDLRIRELLLADPDTKIEELMDGRFVALKATDDQETAVQVFRDYDRVALPVTDTEGVLLGIVTIDDVLDVAEEEATEDIQKIGGMEALEEPYISASLGTLVKKRARWLTVLFLGEMFTTTAMGHFEEEIARAVVLALFVPLIISSGGNSGSQAATLIIRAMAVGEITLRDWWRVMRREFLSGLALGGILGVIGVLRVALGQHLSGSYGAYWLPIALTVGMALVGVVLWGTIVGSMLPFLLRRLGLDPAVSSAPFVATLVDVTGLLIYFGTARLLLSGTLL comes from the coding sequence ATGCTGGCCCAGTTGCTTCAGCCCGAGGTGCAGGAACTCCTCCGCACGCGCAATCTGCGCGCGCTGCGCGACGTGCTCGTCGAGTGGGAGCCCCCGGAGATCGCCGGCCTGATCGATCAGCTCCCCTCGCCCGACGACGTGGCCGTCTTTCGCCTGCTGCCGCGCGAGCTGGCCACCGAGGTCTTCGAATACCTGAGCACCGAAAAGCAGGAAGAGCTGATCGAAGCGCTGGCCCGCGAAAAAGACTGGCTGGCCCAGCTCCTGAACGAACTTTCCGACGACGACCGCACGGCCCTGCTCGAAGAACTACCCGGTCCCGTGGCCCAGCGGCTGCTGAACATGCTCGCGCCCGAGGAACGCGAGGTGGCCATCAAGCTGCTGGGCTACCCCGAGGACAGCGTCGGGCGGCTCATGACCACCGAGTACGTGGCCGTCCGCCCGCACTGGACCGTCCAGCAGGCACTCGACCACATCCGCCGCTACGGCAAAGACAGCGAAACGCTCAACGTCATCTACGTCGTCGACGACAACTGGCGGCTGCTCGACGACCTGCGCATCCGCGAGCTGCTGCTGGCCGATCCGGATACGAAGATCGAAGAGCTGATGGACGGCCGCTTCGTGGCGCTCAAGGCCACCGACGACCAGGAAACGGCCGTCCAGGTCTTCCGCGACTACGACCGCGTGGCGTTGCCGGTGACCGACACGGAGGGCGTGCTGCTGGGCATCGTCACGATCGACGACGTGCTCGACGTGGCCGAGGAAGAAGCCACCGAGGACATTCAGAAGATCGGTGGTATGGAGGCGCTCGAAGAGCCCTACATCTCGGCCTCGCTGGGCACGCTCGTCAAAAAACGCGCCCGCTGGCTTACCGTGCTCTTCCTGGGCGAGATGTTCACCACAACGGCCATGGGCCACTTCGAAGAGGAAATCGCCCGGGCCGTCGTGCTGGCGCTGTTCGTGCCGCTGATCATCTCCAGCGGCGGCAACAGCGGCTCTCAGGCCGCCACGCTGATCATCCGCGCCATGGCCGTCGGCGAGATCACGCTGCGCGACTGGTGGCGGGTCATGCGCCGGGAATTCCTCTCCGGGCTGGCGCTGGGCGGTATTCTGGGCGTCATTGGCGTCCTGCGGGTGGCGCTGGGCCAGCATCTGAGCGGATCGTACGGAGCGTACTGGCTGCCCATTGCGCTGACCGTGGGCATGGCGCTGGTGGGCGTGGTGCTCTGGGGCACGATCGTGGGCTCCATGCTACCGTTTCTGCTACGGCGCCTGGGACTGGACCCGGCCGTCTCCTCGGCACCCTTCGTGGCCACGCTGGTGGACGTGACGGGACTGCTGATCTACTTTGGAACGGCACGGCTGCTGCTGAGCGGCACGCTGCTTTAG
- a CDS encoding LysR substrate-binding domain-containing protein: MTLTQLAYAVAVDTYRHFGRAAEHCHVSQPTLSMQLQKLEEELGVQLFDRSRKPILPTPIGERILAQARVILRECERLYELLNEDLEAVRGELKLGVIPTLSPYLLPLVTRPLQERYPELTVQVEELTTEQILEALATDRLDAGLIATEEGRPGLRRRALFREPFVAYLGADHPLLAETQLDPSRLRLEELWLLREGHCFRDQVLQVCSRREEASPAPQLRFESGNLETLRLLVDRLGGVTLLPFLATHYLPAEARERVRHFREPAPHRTIYLIYARAHLKRTLLDAYVAVLQESIRPLLPQPTTSLSALSPINS, from the coding sequence ATGACGCTGACGCAACTGGCCTATGCGGTGGCCGTCGATACGTACCGGCACTTTGGCCGGGCGGCCGAACACTGCCACGTATCCCAGCCGACGCTGAGCATGCAGCTGCAGAAGCTGGAGGAAGAGCTGGGCGTGCAGCTTTTCGACCGGAGCCGCAAGCCGATTCTGCCCACGCCCATCGGGGAACGGATTCTGGCCCAGGCGCGCGTGATCCTGCGCGAGTGCGAGCGGCTTTACGAACTGCTGAACGAAGACCTGGAGGCCGTCCGGGGCGAGTTGAAGCTGGGCGTGATTCCTACGCTGTCGCCCTATCTGCTCCCGCTGGTGACGCGTCCGTTGCAGGAGCGTTATCCGGAGCTGACGGTTCAGGTGGAAGAGCTGACCACCGAGCAGATTCTGGAGGCGCTGGCCACCGACCGGCTCGACGCCGGGCTGATCGCCACCGAAGAAGGCCGTCCGGGCCTGCGGCGACGCGCCCTGTTCCGGGAGCCCTTTGTGGCGTACCTGGGCGCCGACCATCCCCTGCTGGCCGAAACGCAGCTCGATCCGTCCCGGCTCCGGCTCGAAGAGCTCTGGCTGCTTCGGGAGGGGCACTGCTTCCGGGATCAGGTGCTTCAGGTATGCAGTCGCCGTGAGGAGGCGAGTCCGGCCCCCCAGCTACGCTTCGAGAGCGGCAATCTGGAAACGCTCCGGCTGCTGGTGGATCGGCTCGGCGGTGTGACGCTGCTGCCGTTTCTGGCCACGCACTACCTGCCGGCCGAAGCGCGCGAGCGCGTGCGGCACTTCCGCGAGCCGGCACCCCACCGCACGATCTATCTGATCTACGCCCGCGCCCACCTGAAGCGCACGCTGCTGGACGCCTACGTGGCCGTCCTGCAGGAAAGCATCCGGCCGCTCCTGCCCCAACCGACTACATCGCTCAGCGCCCTCTCCCCGATAAATTCGTAG
- a CDS encoding manganese catalase family protein: MILRIDKLQIELPMPKEADPDAAAVVQELLGGRFGEMSTLMNYTFQSFNFRGKKELKPFYDLIANIGAEEYGHVELVAATVNALLNGASRKEDPSQTPLAPGLKARNTHHFIVTGQGALVANSMNTPWQGDYVFNSGDLVLDLLHNFFLECGARLHKIRVYEMTSNPVAREMIGYLLVRGGVHATAYAKALEILTGVNVTKMLPIPRIENSRFPEARKYEEAGQHRKLYRFSLEDYRDIVRIWKGTHPQDGQPLEVVDGTPPGGPQLDLDEAPEASIPGFAPEELHEIAQRLLKEL; encoded by the coding sequence ATGATTCTCCGGATCGACAAGCTGCAGATCGAACTCCCCATGCCCAAGGAGGCCGATCCCGATGCGGCCGCCGTGGTGCAGGAGCTGCTGGGTGGACGGTTCGGAGAAATGTCCACCCTGATGAACTACACCTTCCAGTCCTTCAACTTTCGCGGGAAGAAGGAGCTAAAACCGTTCTATGACCTGATCGCCAACATCGGTGCCGAGGAGTACGGCCACGTAGAGCTGGTGGCCGCCACGGTGAACGCGCTGCTCAACGGTGCCTCGCGCAAGGAGGACCCGAGCCAGACGCCGCTGGCTCCGGGACTCAAAGCGCGCAACACGCACCACTTCATCGTGACGGGACAGGGAGCCCTGGTCGCCAACTCCATGAATACGCCCTGGCAGGGGGACTACGTGTTCAACAGTGGCGACCTGGTGCTGGACCTGCTCCACAACTTCTTCCTGGAGTGCGGGGCGCGCCTGCACAAAATCCGGGTCTATGAAATGACCAGCAATCCGGTCGCCCGTGAGATGATCGGATACCTGCTGGTCCGGGGTGGGGTGCACGCGACGGCTTATGCCAAGGCGCTGGAGATCCTGACCGGCGTCAACGTCACGAAGATGCTCCCCATTCCCAGGATCGAAAACAGCCGCTTCCCGGAAGCCCGGAAGTACGAGGAGGCCGGACAGCACCGCAAACTCTATCGCTTCAGCCTCGAAGACTACCGGGACATTGTCCGGATCTGGAAAGGTACGCATCCGCAGGACGGGCAGCCGCTGGAAGTGGTGGATGGCACCCCGCCGGGAGGACCGCAGCTGGATCTGGACGAAGCGCCGGAAGCCTCCATTCCGGGCTTTGCGCCGGAGGAGCTGCACGAGATCGCGCAGCGGCTGCTGAAGGAACTGTAA